One Setaria viridis chromosome 5, Setaria_viridis_v4.0, whole genome shotgun sequence genomic region harbors:
- the LOC117856780 gene encoding serine/threonine-protein kinase-like protein ACR4, whose protein sequence is MSGLLAAALGGAVGGLTLLCIVTVVIVLCLRYRRRTSDSSESGSSGQALPELQGARCLTLEELNLATRNFSNANLIGQGMFGEVYKGLLQDGTIVAVKRRHAPPSQEFVQEVNYLSSLQHRNLVKLLGYCQENVVQMLVYEYIPNGSVSTHLHGYSHAPGVRLEFKHRLSIAHGAAKGLSHLHSLTPPAIHMNFKTSNVLVDEDFIPKVADTGIPGLLDRLGVTGLSSRTPNDPFVDPRMRESMNLNFSIQSDVYSFGVFLVELVSGRRAVSDQNIIQWVQNFQESSDISAIADNRMTSSFTSESMKELLRLASWCVNPMSEQRPSMSLVEAEIHRIREQEISLTTVMTGRTPTVTLGSQLFRTSR, encoded by the exons ATGTCAGGACTTCTTGCAGCAGCTCTAGGAGGTGCTGTAGGAGGCTTGACACTACTATGTATTGTCACAGTTGTAATTGTACTTTGCCTGCGGTATCGCAGAAGAACTTCAGACTCTTCAGAAAGTGGTTCATCAGGTCAAGCTCTACCAG AGTTGCAGGGAGCAAGATGTCTGACTTTGGAGGAACTAAATTTGGCTACAAGGAATTTCAGCAATGCAAATCTTATTGGACAGGGAATGTTTGGAGAGGTATACAAGGGTTTGCTCCAGGATGGCACGATTGTAGCTGTTAAAAGACGGCATGCTCCTCCTAGCCAGGAATTCGTTCAAGAG GTTAATTACCTATCATCTCTCCAGCATCggaaccttgtaaaacttttGGGGTACTGCCAGGAGAATGTTGTGCAGATGCTTGTTTATGAGTATATCCCCAATGGCAGTGTCTCAACACATTTGCATG GTTACAGCCACGCTCCAGGTGTAAGGCTAGAATTCAAGCACAGACTTTCTATAGCTCATGGAGCTGCTAAAG GCCTGAGCCACCTGCATTCGCTGACGCCCCCTGCGATCCACATGAACTTCAAAACTTCTAATGTACTTGTGGATGAGGATTTCATACCAAAAGTTGCGGATACTGGGATTCCAGGCTTGCTTGATCGACTCGGTGTTACAGGACTATCTTCCAGAACACCTAATGATCCATTTGTTGATCCTCG AATGAGGGAATCCATGAACTTGAACTTTTCCATACAAAGCGATGTTTACAGTTTTGGTGTGTTCCTTGTGGAGTTGGTGAGCGGACGGAGAGCCGTGTCTGATCAAAACATCATTCAATGG GTGCAGAACTTCCAGGAATCAAGTGATATCTCTGCAATTGCAGACAACAGAATGACCAGTAGTTTCACCTCAGAAAGCATGAAAGAATTGCTGCGCTTGGCATCGTGGTGCGTGAACCCAATGAGTGAGCAGCGTCCGTCGATGAGCCTGGTGGAGGCTGAAATACACCGGATTCGGGAGCAGGAGATCAGCTTGACGACAGTCATGACAGGACGCACCCCAACTGTGACTCTAGGCAGTCAGCTCTTCAGAACATCAAGGTGA